The proteins below are encoded in one region of Blochmannia endosymbiont of Camponotus (Colobopsis) obliquus:
- the ubiB gene encoding ubiquinone biosynthesis regulatory protein kinase UbiB has product MIVNECYRLYFIIRVMFNYGLIEYIPTDKLILPLRIWCKLLFLISNKRKRLLFGERLRLALQELGPVWIKFGQMLSTRRDIFPSLIADQLAILQDQVKPCNGILMRTYIEQIMGQPLEIWFDDFQEQPLASASISQVHSAKLKKNGEEVIIKIIRPDILPIIKADIRLMYRLAKLIPKFFLHGNKLRSVEVVVEYEKIIYNELNLLREMSNTIQFRRNFKNSSILYIPKVYPDYCNKNMMVMERINGVSVNNLVSLQRQGTDMKLLAERGLQIFFIQIFRDSFFHGDMHPGNIFVNCENPSNPKYISIDFGIVGSLSKEDKYYLAANFIAFLNRDYRKVAELHVSSGWTPPSTDIGDFEGAIRTVFEPLFERTLENISFSNVLLNLFSTARHFNMEVQPQLVLLQKSLLYVEGMVRQLYPKLDLWKTVKPFLEKWLKEQTSISFFLRTLKTKAPYWIEKIPEIPGLIYDILSNYRILHQTIDHLTVELNIHRVKQRKVWFLLGIGFFLIFIGVFLLVQNMKMLNFCFILIGLISWIFGWKKII; this is encoded by the coding sequence ATGATTGTTAATGAATGTTACCGTTTATATTTTATTATTCGCGTAATGTTTAATTATGGTTTGATTGAGTATATTCCCACAGATAAATTAATTTTACCATTACGAATATGGTGTAAATTGTTATTTTTAATATCTAATAAACGCAAAAGATTATTGTTTGGTGAACGTTTGCGTTTAGCATTACAAGAACTTGGTCCTGTATGGATTAAGTTTGGTCAAATGCTTTCTACTCGTCGAGATATTTTTCCGTCACTTATTGCTGATCAATTAGCTATTTTACAGGATCAAGTTAAACCTTGTAATGGTATACTCATGCGAACATATATCGAACAAATTATGGGTCAACCATTGGAAATATGGTTCGATGATTTTCAAGAACAGCCTTTAGCTTCAGCTTCTATTTCTCAAGTGCATAGTGCTAAATTAAAAAAAAACGGTGAAGAGGTTATTATCAAAATTATTCGTCCAGATATTTTACCAATAATTAAAGCTGATATAAGATTAATGTATAGATTAGCTAAGTTAATTCCTAAGTTTTTTTTACATGGTAATAAATTACGATCTGTGGAAGTTGTAGTAGAATATGAAAAAATTATTTATAATGAATTAAATTTGCTTCGTGAAATGTCTAATACTATTCAATTTCGACGTAATTTTAAAAATAGTTCTATATTATATATACCTAAAGTTTATCCTGATTATTGCAATAAAAATATGATGGTTATGGAGCGTATAAATGGAGTATCTGTTAATAATTTGGTTTCATTACAAAGACAGGGTACTGATATGAAGTTATTAGCAGAGCGTGGTTTACAAATTTTTTTTATTCAAATATTTCGTGATAGTTTTTTTCATGGAGACATGCATCCTGGGAATATTTTTGTGAATTGTGAAAATCCAAGTAATCCTAAATATATTAGTATTGATTTTGGTATTGTAGGTTCTTTAAGTAAAGAAGATAAATATTATTTAGCTGCAAATTTTATTGCTTTTTTAAACCGAGATTATAGAAAAGTTGCAGAATTACATGTTTCTTCAGGTTGGACACCTCCGTCTACTGATATTGGAGATTTTGAAGGTGCTATTCGTACGGTATTCGAGCCTTTATTTGAAAGGACTTTAGAAAATATTTCATTTAGTAATGTTTTGTTGAATTTATTTAGTACAGCTCGACATTTTAATATGGAGGTACAACCACAACTAGTATTGTTACAAAAATCATTATTATATGTTGAAGGAATGGTACGGCAGTTATATCCTAAATTAGATTTATGGAAAACAGTTAAGCCTTTTTTAGAAAAGTGGCTCAAGGAACAGACGAGTATATCATTTTTTTTACGTACTTTAAAAACAAAAGCTCCTTATTGGATTGAAAAAATCCCAGAAATTCCTGGATTAATATATGATATTTTAAGCAATTATAGAATTTTACATCAAACAATAGATCATTTAACAGTTGAATTAAATATTCATCGTGTTAAGCAGAGAAAAGTATGGTTTTTATTAGGTATTGGGTTTTTCTTAATTTTTATTGGTGTTTTTTTATTAGTTCAAAATATGAAGATGTTAAATTTTTGTTTTATATTAATTGGATTAATAAGTTGGATATTTGGTTGGAAAAAAATTATATGA
- the metE gene encoding 5-methyltetrahydropteroyltriglutamate--homocysteine S-methyltransferase — protein MAILSHILGFPRIGLHRELKKALESYWTGKLNEQKLFAVGRQLRERHWQQQQDTGIDLLSVGDFAWYDHVLTTSLMVNNIPVRHRLCQEDDNIDFNMLFRIARGCNQDGKSIPASDMTKWFNTNYHYIVPELTYNQQFKLKWIQLLDEVDEALALGYKIKPILLGPLTYLWLGKVQGKKFNKLSLLKSLLSVYREILKKLADKGITWVQIDEPILVLELSNEWQEAFYNAYFELKDQVQILLTTYFDTIDHQINVIRELPVQGVHVDCTIKGSNLDLVNKKIPSCWLLSAGIINGRNIWRSDLYSCFKKLSVLVKDRIIWLGSSCSLLHSPVDLCTENNLDEKIKNCFSFSVQKCMELAMLCTALNKIDNIEFQDILKHYSSLNDLQLNSHFVHDKCLAKRLEKMIAVEFCSQRSSYKIRSKIQQKYLKLPILPTTTIGSLPQTEGIRKIRLDFKSGNMDIIQYESNIKQYIKEAVIEQENLDLDVLVHGEIERNDMVEYFAERLSGFVFTQNGWVQSYGSRCVKPPIIIGDISRKNNECMIVKWISYAQSITNKPVKGILTGPITILHWSFVREDVSRKNIALQISLAIRDEVSDLENCGISIIQIDEPALREGLPLKKSCWSEYLSWATKVFRICISGVKDETQIHTHMCYSKFNDIIDAIVALDVDVITIESSRSNMELLEVFKKSDYFNEIGPGIYDIHSPHVPSEECFIHRLHKMLNYISIERLWVNPDCGLKTRSWLEVRESLRNMVLAAKKIRGSFIKKY, from the coding sequence ATGGCAATTTTAAGTCATATACTTGGGTTTCCACGTATAGGTCTTCATCGTGAATTAAAAAAGGCATTGGAGAGTTATTGGACAGGAAAATTAAATGAACAAAAATTATTTGCTGTTGGTCGTCAATTGAGAGAACGTCATTGGCAACAACAACAAGATACTGGTATAGATTTATTATCAGTCGGTGATTTTGCTTGGTACGATCATGTTTTAACTACTAGTCTAATGGTAAATAATATTCCAGTTAGACATCGTTTGTGTCAAGAAGACGATAATATTGATTTCAATATGTTATTTCGTATTGCTCGAGGTTGTAATCAAGATGGAAAATCAATACCTGCATCAGATATGACTAAATGGTTTAATACTAACTATCATTATATCGTTCCAGAATTAACTTACAATCAACAATTTAAATTAAAATGGATACAATTATTAGATGAAGTAGATGAAGCTTTAGCACTAGGCTATAAGATTAAACCGATATTACTTGGGCCACTTACTTATTTATGGTTAGGTAAAGTGCAAGGTAAAAAGTTTAATAAGTTATCATTATTAAAATCTTTATTATCTGTGTATAGAGAGATACTAAAAAAATTGGCTGATAAAGGTATAACTTGGGTCCAAATTGATGAACCTATACTTGTATTAGAATTATCGAATGAATGGCAAGAAGCGTTTTATAATGCATATTTTGAATTAAAAGATCAGGTACAAATATTACTAACTACTTATTTTGATACAATTGATCATCAAATTAATGTTATTCGAGAGTTGCCAGTACAGGGCGTACATGTTGATTGCACCATAAAAGGTAGTAATTTAGATTTAGTTAATAAAAAAATACCGTCATGTTGGCTTTTATCTGCAGGAATTATTAATGGTCGTAATATTTGGCGTTCAGATTTATATAGTTGTTTTAAAAAATTATCTGTATTAGTAAAAGACCGCATCATTTGGCTAGGATCATCTTGTTCTTTATTACATAGTCCAGTAGATTTATGTACAGAAAATAATTTGGATGAGAAGATAAAAAATTGTTTTTCTTTTTCGGTACAAAAATGTATGGAATTAGCTATGTTGTGTACTGCTTTAAATAAAATTGATAATATTGAATTTCAAGATATTCTTAAGCATTATTCATCATTAAATGATTTGCAGTTGAATTCTCATTTTGTACATGATAAATGTTTGGCAAAACGTTTAGAAAAAATGATTGCTGTGGAATTTTGTTCTCAAAGGAGTTCTTATAAAATTCGTAGTAAAATTCAGCAGAAATATTTAAAATTACCTATTTTACCTACTACAACTATTGGTTCGTTACCTCAAACAGAAGGTATTAGAAAAATACGTTTAGATTTTAAATCCGGGAATATGGATATTATTCAGTATGAATCTAATATTAAACAATATATTAAAGAAGCTGTTATTGAACAAGAAAATTTAGATTTGGATGTGTTAGTACATGGTGAAATAGAGCGTAATGATATGGTAGAGTATTTTGCTGAACGTTTAAGTGGTTTTGTTTTCACTCAGAATGGATGGGTTCAAAGTTATGGATCACGATGTGTGAAACCACCTATAATCATTGGAGACATAAGTCGTAAAAATAACGAGTGTATGATTGTTAAATGGATAAGTTATGCTCAATCAATCACTAATAAACCTGTTAAAGGTATATTAACAGGTCCAATTACTATTTTACATTGGTCTTTTGTTCGCGAAGATGTTAGTCGTAAAAATATAGCTTTACAAATATCTTTAGCTATACGAGACGAAGTAAGTGATTTGGAAAACTGCGGTATTAGTATTATTCAAATTGATGAACCGGCTTTACGTGAAGGTTTACCATTGAAGAAGTCATGTTGGTCAGAATATTTAAGTTGGGCTACAAAGGTTTTTAGAATTTGTATTTCTGGAGTGAAAGATGAAACTCAAATTCATACTCATATGTGTTATTCTAAATTTAATGATATTATAGATGCTATTGTTGCATTAGATGTAGATGTTATTACTATTGAATCTTCTCGTTCTAATATGGAATTGCTAGAAGTGTTTAAAAAATCTGATTATTTTAATGAAATTGGTCCAGGTATATATGATATTCATTCACCACATGTGCCAAGTGAAGAATGTTTTATTCATCGGCTTCATAAGATGTTAAATTATATTTCAATAGAACGTTTGTGGGTTAATCCTGATTGTGGATTAAAAACCAGGTCATGGCTAGAAGTACGGGAATCATTACGGAATATGGTTTTAGCTGCAAAAAAAATTCGTGGATCCTTTATAAAAAAATATTAA
- the ubiD gene encoding 4-hydroxy-3-polyprenylbenzoate decarboxylase yields MTNNNSLRDFLLILEKSSDLKIINLLIDPCLEMTEIASRTLKIKGPALLFKRPKGYFMPVLCNLFGSINRIMLGMGYHNNITYLRDIGKLLSFLKEPEPPQGLRDLLDKIPKFRHIFHMGVKRLNAAPCQEEIYQDQNVDLSSLPIMHCWPRDVSPVITWGLTITRGPNKQRQNIGIYRQQVLAKNKLVMRWLPNRGGALDFKEWIQCYPNKKFPIAVSLGADPATILAAVVPIPNILSEYALSGLFRGYKTEVIKCISCDLDVPANSEIILEGYLEKDNTSTEGPFGDHTGYYNTTDVFPVFTVTHLTHRRNAIYHSTYTGRPPDEPSMIAMVMNEIFIPILQKKFPEIIDFYLPPEGCSYRIALVAIQKHYLGHAKQIMLGIWSFLHQFMYIKFIIVCDDDINIRNWKDVIWAISTRIDPYRDIVIIKNTPIDYLDFASPISGLGSKLGMDATNKWPGETQREWGIPIEMDNNVRVYIDKIWDILAIIK; encoded by the coding sequence ATGACTAATAATAATAGTTTACGAGATTTTTTATTAATTTTAGAAAAGTCTAGTGATTTAAAAATAATCAATTTATTAATTGATCCTTGTTTGGAAATGACAGAAATTGCTAGTCGTACTTTAAAAATTAAAGGACCTGCATTATTGTTTAAACGTCCCAAGGGTTATTTTATGCCTGTATTATGTAATTTATTTGGTAGTATTAATAGAATAATGCTTGGAATGGGTTATCATAATAATATTACATATTTGCGTGATATAGGAAAGTTATTATCGTTTCTTAAAGAACCTGAGCCACCTCAAGGACTACGTGATTTGTTAGATAAAATTCCTAAGTTTCGTCATATTTTTCATATGGGAGTAAAGCGTTTGAATGCAGCTCCTTGTCAAGAAGAAATCTATCAAGATCAAAATGTAGATTTAAGTTCTCTCCCAATTATGCATTGTTGGCCTCGAGACGTATCTCCAGTGATTACTTGGGGTCTAACCATAACTCGTGGTCCAAATAAACAAAGACAAAATATTGGTATTTATCGTCAGCAAGTTTTAGCCAAAAATAAACTAGTTATGCGATGGTTACCTAATAGAGGAGGAGCGTTAGATTTTAAAGAATGGATTCAATGCTATCCCAATAAAAAATTTCCTATAGCAGTATCTTTAGGCGCAGATCCCGCAACTATTTTAGCTGCGGTAGTGCCTATTCCCAATATTTTATCAGAATATGCTTTGTCAGGGTTGTTTCGAGGTTATAAAACTGAAGTAATAAAATGTATTTCATGTGATTTAGATGTTCCGGCTAATTCTGAAATTATATTAGAAGGTTATCTTGAAAAAGATAATACTTCAACAGAAGGTCCTTTTGGTGATCATACTGGTTATTATAACACAACTGATGTTTTTCCTGTATTTACTGTTACTCATCTTACTCACAGACGTAATGCTATTTATCATTCTACTTATACTGGAAGACCTCCAGACGAACCTTCTATGATTGCTATGGTAATGAATGAAATTTTTATACCTATTTTGCAAAAAAAATTTCCTGAAATTATAGATTTTTATTTGCCTCCGGAAGGATGTTCTTATAGAATTGCATTAGTAGCAATACAAAAACATTATTTGGGTCATGCTAAACAGATAATGTTGGGTATTTGGTCGTTTTTGCATCAATTTATGTATATTAAATTTATTATTGTATGTGATGATGATATTAATATTCGTAATTGGAAGGATGTGATATGGGCAATTAGTACACGTATAGACCCGTACCGAGATATTGTTATTATTAAAAATACGCCTATTGATTATCTTGATTTTGCTTCTCCTATTTCTGGTTTAGGTTCTAAATTAGGAATGGATGCAACGAATAAATGGCCAGGTGAAACTCAACGCGAATGGGGCATTCCAATCGAGATGGATAATAATGTGCGTGTTTATATTGACAAAATTTGGGATATATTAGCAATTATAAAATAA
- the rpoH gene encoding RNA polymerase sigma factor RpoH, whose translation MVKDMQSLSLVSQGNLEAYIRTVNTYSMLTAEEERELAKRLHYHGDLLAAKQLILSHLRFVVNVARNYSGYGLPQADLVQEGNIGLMKAVRRFNPELDVRLVSFAVHWIKAEIHEYVLKNWRIVKVATTKAQRKLFFNLRKTKQRFGWFNQREVEMVAKELQVSSRDVREMESRMTAQDMAFEQSVDDEYREGTFMPPVLYLQDKVNSDLSGEDDWWGGYVSDKLHCALESLDERSKCIICSRWLDVDNKSTLQELANKFSISAERVRQLEKNALKKMRFIIETS comes from the coding sequence ATGGTTAAAGATATGCAAAGTTTATCTTTAGTTTCTCAGGGGAATTTAGAAGCTTATATTAGAACTGTAAATACTTACTCTATGTTAACAGCAGAAGAAGAACGAGAATTAGCTAAACGATTGCATTATCATGGTGATTTATTGGCTGCTAAGCAACTTATTTTATCTCATTTACGATTTGTCGTAAATGTTGCTCGAAATTATTCTGGATATGGATTACCTCAAGCTGATTTGGTTCAAGAAGGTAATATCGGTTTGATGAAGGCAGTGCGTCGTTTTAATCCAGAGTTAGATGTTCGTCTAGTTTCATTTGCAGTGCATTGGATAAAAGCTGAAATACACGAATATGTTTTAAAGAATTGGCGTATTGTTAAGGTAGCTACTACAAAAGCGCAACGTAAATTATTTTTTAATTTACGAAAAACAAAACAACGATTTGGATGGTTTAATCAAAGAGAAGTAGAAATGGTTGCAAAAGAACTTCAAGTGAGTAGCAGAGATGTGCGTGAGATGGAATCTCGGATGACTGCTCAAGATATGGCTTTTGAACAGTCAGTAGATGATGAATATCGAGAGGGCACATTTATGCCACCTGTTTTATATTTGCAGGATAAAGTAAATAGTGATCTTTCTGGCGAAGATGATTGGTGGGGTGGTTATGTTTCTGATAAGCTGCATTGTGCTTTAGAAAGTTTAGATGAACGTAGTAAATGTATCATTTGTTCTCGTTGGTTAGACGTGGATAATAAGAGCACATTGCAAGAATTAGCTAATAAATTTAGTATTTCAGCTGAAAGAGTACGTCAATTAGAAAAAAATGCACTAAAAAAAATGCGTTTTATTATTGAAACTAGTTAA
- the ftsY gene encoding signal recognition particle-docking protein FtsY, with protein MKNFHFYNFFYYYENQTIRLKCESLLNRLRNSLIKTRHKLNNEIVKLFKNKKNDVYLLKYIEEQLIMADVGVDTTRKIIATLQNYTIDFKENNAKFLYEKLRQEMTSILFKVNKPLVLKNKSPFVILVVGVNGVGKTTTIGKLSYRYKLEGKKVMLSAGDTFRAAAIEQLQMWGLYNQVTVIAQQAGADTSAVIFDSIQAAKSRQIDVLIIDTAGRLQNKSYLIKELKKNIKTMKKIDPEAPHEIILIIDASIGQNSIYQVTEFHKFIGITGIIITKLDGTAKGGVIFSIANKFKIPIRYIGIGEGIEDLQEFNVQHFVEALFSKDNF; from the coding sequence TAGATTAAGAAATAGTTTGATAAAAACTCGTCATAAGTTAAATAACGAAATTGTTAAATTGTTTAAAAATAAAAAAAATGATGTATATTTATTAAAATATATAGAAGAGCAATTAATTATGGCAGACGTAGGAGTTGACACTACACGTAAGATTATTGCTACTTTACAGAATTATACTATAGATTTTAAAGAAAATAACGCAAAGTTTTTATATGAAAAATTACGTCAAGAAATGACATCAATTTTATTTAAAGTCAATAAACCTTTAGTTTTAAAAAATAAATCACCATTTGTTATTTTAGTTGTAGGTGTAAATGGGGTCGGCAAAACTACTACAATCGGTAAATTATCTTATAGATATAAACTAGAAGGAAAAAAAGTTATGTTGTCAGCAGGTGATACCTTTCGTGCTGCTGCAATAGAACAATTACAAATGTGGGGGTTATATAATCAAGTTACAGTAATTGCACAACAAGCAGGTGCTGATACTTCTGCTGTTATTTTTGATTCCATTCAAGCAGCAAAATCACGTCAAATTGATGTTTTAATTATAGATACCGCGGGCAGATTACAAAATAAATCCTATTTAATAAAAGAGTTGAAAAAAAATATTAAAACTATGAAGAAAATAGATCCTGAAGCTCCACATGAAATTATATTAATTATTGATGCTAGTATTGGTCAGAATTCTATATATCAAGTTACTGAATTTCATAAATTTATTGGAATTACTGGAATTATTATCACTAAATTGGATGGTACTGCTAAAGGTGGAGTAATTTTTAGTATTGCTAATAAATTTAAAATACCTATTCGTTATATAGGTATAGGAGAGGGTATAGAGGATTTGCAGGAGTTTAATGTTCAACATTTTGTTGAAGCTCTTTTTTCTAAAGATAATTTTTAG
- the ubiE gene encoding bifunctional demethylmenaquinone methyltransferase/2-methoxy-6-polyprenyl-1,4-benzoquinol methylase UbiE has protein sequence MNIKDNNDFVDFGYNFVERNKKSSMVFNVFRSVSTKYDFMNDLMSFGIHRIWKCMLIKYSGVSYGHKVLDVAGGTGDLTVKFVNLVGTQGMVVLADNNNYMLQEGRRKLRNLGLLSNIYYVQSNAEMLPFKDEVFDCVVISFGLRNITEKEQALRSMHRVLKYGGKLLILEFSKPLYILLNKLYNFYSFYILPKLGKLIVNDEYSYRYLVESIRIHPDQDMLKNMMKKNGFSKIKYFNMTGGIVAVHYGYKL, from the coding sequence ATGAATATAAAAGATAATAATGATTTTGTAGATTTTGGTTATAATTTTGTAGAAAGAAATAAAAAATCTTCCATGGTATTTAATGTTTTTCGTTCCGTATCTACAAAATATGATTTTATGAATGATCTGATGTCTTTTGGCATTCATCGGATTTGGAAATGTATGTTAATAAAATATAGTGGAGTAAGTTATGGTCATAAGGTTTTAGATGTTGCTGGAGGTACAGGTGATTTAACTGTAAAGTTTGTTAATTTGGTAGGTACACAAGGTATGGTTGTTTTAGCAGATAATAATAATTATATGTTGCAGGAGGGACGCAGAAAATTACGTAATTTGGGATTACTTAGTAATATATATTATGTACAAAGTAATGCTGAGATGTTACCTTTTAAGGATGAAGTGTTTGATTGTGTTGTTATTTCTTTTGGTTTACGTAATATTACTGAAAAAGAACAGGCATTACGTTCAATGCATCGGGTATTAAAGTATGGAGGTAAGTTATTGATTTTAGAATTTTCTAAACCGTTATATATTTTATTGAATAAATTATATAATTTTTATTCTTTTTATATTTTACCTAAACTTGGTAAGTTGATTGTTAATGATGAATATAGTTATCGTTATTTAGTTGAATCAATACGCATACATCCTGATCAAGATATGTTAAAAAATATGATGAAAAAGAATGGTTTTAGTAAAATTAAATATTTTAATATGACTGGTGGTATTGTAGCTGTACATTATGGTTATAAATTGTAA
- the rmuC gene encoding DNA recombination protein RmuC — MTIRNFKREINLYRQMEKEFKHKEKIFSELQSKLVLVEEQVLFLTPFRQKCDDLHHELKIQRDINNCQAIELKAAAIRLEDIKLASEEKQKLLVATEQKFVVQFENLANRIFECSSYKIDKQNTLSISKLLIPLREQIDNFYRQIHENFSQEERTICTLSHEIHNLQNVSMTMVQETVNLTQALKGNNKIQGGWGELVLSRVLESSGMREGYEFHTQVHLQQEDGHKLQPDVIVHLPQNKDIIIDSKMSLLAYERYFNSSDELERQAAFTDHISSLRSHIKLLSKKNYQQAANIRTLDYILLFIPIEPAFIIAINEHPELINEAISRNIMLVSPSTLLVALRTINNLWRYEYQNRNVQKIAKRAARLYDKIRLFVDDFNKLGQTLDKVQIHYQLAKKKLFEGNANIVSQAEDFRILGVEVKHSIFTKKEDMVKLDTLDNVDIVTKPN; from the coding sequence ATGACAATACGAAATTTTAAACGTGAAATTAATTTATATCGTCAAATGGAAAAAGAGTTTAAACATAAAGAAAAAATATTTTCTGAGTTGCAAAGTAAATTAGTTCTTGTTGAAGAACAAGTATTATTTTTAACGCCTTTTCGTCAAAAATGTGATGATCTTCACCATGAGTTAAAAATTCAGCGTGATATAAATAATTGTCAAGCAATTGAACTTAAAGCGGCAGCTATACGTTTGGAAGATATAAAATTAGCATCGGAAGAAAAACAAAAATTGTTAGTCGCTACTGAACAAAAGTTTGTTGTACAGTTTGAAAATTTGGCAAACCGTATTTTTGAATGTAGTAGTTATAAAATTGATAAGCAAAATACATTGAGTATTAGTAAATTATTAATTCCTTTGCGTGAGCAAATTGATAATTTTTATCGACAAATACATGAAAATTTTTCCCAAGAAGAACGTACTATATGTACATTGTCTCATGAAATACATAATTTACAAAATGTAAGTATGACAATGGTACAAGAAACAGTTAACTTAACTCAAGCTTTAAAAGGTAATAATAAAATCCAAGGAGGCTGGGGGGAATTGGTTTTAAGTAGAGTGTTAGAATCTTCTGGGATGAGAGAAGGGTATGAATTTCATACTCAAGTGCATCTTCAACAGGAAGATGGTCATAAATTGCAACCTGATGTTATAGTTCATTTACCTCAGAATAAAGATATTATTATTGATTCAAAAATGTCATTATTAGCTTATGAACGATATTTTAACAGCAGTGATGAACTAGAACGTCAGGCAGCTTTTACTGACCATATTAGTTCTTTACGTTCTCATATTAAATTATTAAGCAAGAAAAATTATCAACAAGCAGCCAATATACGAACACTTGATTATATATTGCTTTTTATACCCATTGAACCTGCTTTTATAATTGCAATAAATGAACATCCAGAATTAATTAATGAAGCAATATCTCGTAATATTATGTTAGTTAGTCCTAGCACATTATTAGTAGCATTACGAACGATTAATAATTTGTGGCGTTATGAATATCAAAATCGTAATGTTCAAAAAATAGCAAAAAGGGCGGCACGTTTATATGATAAAATACGTTTATTTGTTGATGATTTTAATAAATTAGGTCAAACTTTGGATAAAGTGCAAATACATTATCAGTTAGCAAAGAAAAAATTATTTGAAGGTAATGCTAATATTGTTAGTCAAGCGGAAGATTTTCGTATTCTTGGTGTAGAAGTAAAACATTCTATTTTTACTAAAAAAGAAGATATGGTTAAATTAGATACTTTAGATAACGTAGATATAGTTACTAAACCAAATTAA